In Sphingomonas crocodyli, a genomic segment contains:
- a CDS encoding tyrosine-type recombinase/integrase: protein MPGLPYRIGRLTRTREDGTRYWSFCIKWADERGAHRVSLGTDDRAAAEAAAREFWGKRTLATAETVGEIVTAYLDSLGGLKDEKRKREAWVAAKPFWAGLRTHQIDAETGPTYIEQRQRALNTVRNELGLIRSALAWAHKDKQMIPVMPPVKVPAMPDSEVEHLTKAQFRRFLKGCKAPHVRLFVLLAIATGARSKHLLALPWVRVDWQRKHISLKPTRDGDKEAPNKGRATVPVDDERVWEALKEARHMAQTLFVIESGGERIASIRKGFEAASERSGVKCTPHMLRHSAAVWMAEARTPMDEIAAFLGHKNPLITARVYARFHPDYLRRAAKALRW, encoded by the coding sequence ATGCCGGGCCTGCCTTACCGAATCGGACGTCTCACTCGAACTCGAGAAGACGGGACAAGATATTGGTCATTCTGCATCAAATGGGCTGACGAGCGGGGAGCGCACCGCGTCTCGCTTGGGACGGATGATCGAGCGGCCGCAGAGGCCGCGGCTCGTGAGTTCTGGGGCAAAAGGACGCTAGCTACGGCGGAGACGGTCGGTGAGATCGTCACGGCCTATCTGGATAGCCTGGGCGGCCTCAAGGATGAAAAGCGCAAGCGAGAGGCGTGGGTGGCTGCAAAGCCCTTCTGGGCCGGCTTGCGCACGCACCAGATCGACGCCGAGACCGGGCCGACCTACATAGAGCAGCGGCAGCGCGCTCTCAACACCGTGCGGAACGAGTTGGGCTTGATCCGATCGGCGCTCGCCTGGGCGCACAAAGACAAGCAGATGATCCCGGTCATGCCTCCGGTGAAGGTGCCCGCTATGCCGGATAGCGAGGTCGAGCATCTGACCAAGGCGCAATTCCGTCGCTTCCTAAAGGGCTGCAAAGCTCCCCACGTTCGGCTGTTCGTGCTTCTGGCAATCGCTACCGGCGCCAGGTCGAAACATCTTCTCGCCCTCCCGTGGGTGCGCGTCGATTGGCAGCGTAAGCATATCAGCCTCAAGCCTACCCGCGATGGCGACAAGGAGGCCCCGAACAAAGGGCGCGCCACTGTGCCTGTCGACGATGAGCGCGTGTGGGAGGCTTTGAAGGAGGCTCGCCATATGGCGCAGACGCTGTTCGTCATCGAAAGCGGTGGCGAGCGCATCGCGTCGATTCGCAAGGGCTTCGAAGCTGCGTCAGAGCGATCGGGCGTGAAGTGCACTCCTCACATGCTTCGGCATAGCGCAGCGGTGTGGATGGCGGAGGCGCGAACGCCGATGGATGAGATTGCGGCCTTCCTCGGCCACAAGAATCCGCTGATCACCGCGCGAGTCTATGCTCGTTTCCATCCGGACTATCTACGGCGCGCTGCGAAGGCTTTGAGATGGTAA
- a CDS encoding HIRAN domain-containing protein, with amino-acid sequence MPLRTLSLDVVGADHPNRRPSKQGKIPRRYEIQLCEPGEPVHLELEPDNPVDPNAVRVLSARNIQIGYIRHERSMLISGYIRDALEIVGIFQRATEWGAIIRISTDGSVPDLPPPPPPRAAESRAYVDDDPGFYPDEEWPD; translated from the coding sequence ATGCCCCTCCGCACTCTCTCCCTCGACGTCGTAGGCGCGGATCATCCGAACCGGCGCCCATCGAAGCAGGGCAAGATACCGCGGCGATACGAGATCCAGCTTTGCGAGCCCGGCGAGCCGGTTCACCTTGAGCTTGAGCCGGACAACCCCGTCGACCCGAACGCCGTGCGCGTCCTGTCCGCGCGCAACATCCAGATCGGCTATATCCGCCACGAGCGATCGATGCTGATCAGCGGCTACATCCGCGACGCCCTCGAAATCGTGGGCATATTCCAGCGCGCTACCGAGTGGGGCGCGATCATCCGCATATCCACCGATGGCAGCGTACCCGACCTGCCGCCTCCGCCGCCACCGCGCGCCGCCGAATCGCGCGCGTATGTCGATGACGATCCCGGCTTCTATCCCGACGAGGAATGGCCAGACTGA
- a CDS encoding Lar family restriction alleviation protein, with protein sequence MGTTELLPCPFCGGEAKLVSTASSTVQCQNDQCIIGDPAPFNDFSHREDAIAAWNCRTTPDLPERGGWPHVGFGCHVTAGKRYGGGWQDCIVTEVHDDGAVSVNRLSDGEKGLLPLGTWELKATPAPAGELEEMLPTDGQQAAQDWEEALAEIARTAKHKDLCSFWAGPWRCNCGLKGALANLRTHPGATTKGIE encoded by the coding sequence ATGGGAACGACTGAGCTTTTGCCGTGTCCGTTTTGTGGGGGCGAGGCAAAATTGGTGAGCACCGCCAGTTCGACGGTTCAGTGCCAGAACGACCAATGCATCATTGGCGACCCCGCACCATTTAACGACTTCTCCCACCGAGAGGACGCCATCGCCGCCTGGAATTGCCGCACCACCCCCGACCTCCCCGAGCGCGGGGGATGGCCGCACGTTGGCTTCGGTTGCCATGTAACTGCCGGGAAACGCTACGGAGGTGGTTGGCAAGACTGTATCGTTACCGAAGTTCACGACGACGGCGCGGTTTCCGTAAACCGGCTTAGCGATGGTGAAAAAGGTCTGCTCCCGCTCGGGACATGGGAACTTAAGGCCACCCCCGCTCCTGCTGGCGAGTTGGAGGAGATGCTGCCTACAGATGGGCAACAGGCGGCTCAGGATTGGGAAGAAGCCCTAGCCGAGATCGCGCGAACCGCGAAACACAAAGACCTTTGCAGCTTCTGGGCAGGCCCGTGGAGGTGTAACTGCGGGCTTAAGGGCGCACTTGCCAATCTCCGCACCCACCCCGGCGCAACCACGAAGGGGATAGAATGA
- a CDS encoding DUF4326 domain-containing protein — MQLSRRKGWRMPPNTVKVDRSTRWGNPFVIGGGPMGRHALDHEGAVGFFHAMLSDPELRAAAEYPSDERIRAELAGRNLACWCAGKFCHADALLELANGGSNAG; from the coding sequence GTGCAGCTTTCGCGACGCAAGGGCTGGCGGATGCCGCCGAACACTGTGAAGGTCGACCGATCGACGCGCTGGGGCAACCCCTTCGTCATTGGCGGCGGGCCGATGGGGCGTCACGCTCTCGACCATGAGGGCGCTGTCGGTTTTTTCCATGCCATGCTCAGCGATCCCGAACTGCGCGCGGCGGCTGAATATCCTAGCGACGAACGCATCCGCGCCGAACTGGCTGGTCGCAATCTGGCGTGCTGGTGCGCGGGGAAGTTTTGCCACGCCGATGCCCTTCTTGAACTCGCCAACGGAGGTAGCAATGCCGGATGA
- a CDS encoding MaoC family dehydratase, whose translation MAGRFYDQWQVGDRVAHEIRRTVTETDNLLFSTMTHNPQPLHLDAHFAAQSEFGRILVNSTFTFALMIGLSVGDTTLGTLVANLGYDKVVTPNPVFIGDTMHAQSEVVELRPSKSRPGAGIVTFRHQLLNQRDEVVCECLRMALIAGS comes from the coding sequence ATGGCCGGCCGATTTTACGATCAGTGGCAGGTGGGGGATCGGGTTGCGCACGAAATCCGGCGCACCGTGACGGAGACCGACAATCTCCTGTTCTCCACGATGACGCACAATCCGCAGCCGCTCCACCTCGACGCGCATTTCGCCGCGCAGAGCGAGTTCGGCCGCATCCTCGTCAATTCGACCTTCACTTTCGCGCTGATGATCGGCCTGTCGGTGGGGGACACGACGCTCGGCACGCTGGTCGCCAATCTGGGCTATGACAAGGTGGTGACGCCCAATCCGGTGTTCATCGGCGATACGATGCACGCGCAAAGCGAGGTCGTGGAGCTTCGCCCCAGCAAGTCGCGCCCCGGCGCGGGCATCGTCACCTTCCGCCACCAGTTGCTCAACCAGCGCGACGAAGTCGTCTGCGAATGCCTTCGTATGGCGTTGATCGCTGGCTCCTAA
- the gloB gene encoding hydroxyacylglutathione hydrolase, which translates to MIEIERIPVLSDNYVWLVHEPTSGETAVVDPAVAEPVLKAADAKGWKISQIWNTHWHPDHTGGNAEIKAATGAVITGPAAESAKIPTLDRTVAEGDTVRLGGVEGRVIDVPAHTAGHIAIHLPGEQTVFTGDTLFAMGCGRLFEGTAEQMFGNMRKLAALPDNTSVYCAHEYTLSNARYARAAEPDNRDIAARLDLVTTLRERGEATVPTTIGLERATNPFMRADSVEELAARRTAKDNF; encoded by the coding sequence ATGATCGAGATCGAACGCATCCCCGTGCTCAGCGACAATTATGTCTGGCTGGTCCACGAACCGACGAGCGGCGAGACGGCGGTGGTCGATCCGGCGGTTGCGGAGCCGGTGCTGAAGGCGGCCGATGCGAAGGGATGGAAGATCAGCCAGATCTGGAACACGCACTGGCACCCCGATCACACCGGCGGCAATGCCGAGATCAAGGCCGCGACCGGCGCCGTCATCACCGGCCCCGCCGCCGAATCCGCCAAGATCCCCACGCTCGATCGCACCGTGGCCGAAGGCGATACGGTGCGGCTGGGCGGCGTGGAGGGCCGGGTGATCGACGTCCCCGCGCACACCGCCGGTCACATCGCGATCCATCTGCCGGGCGAGCAGACGGTGTTCACCGGCGACACCCTGTTCGCGATGGGCTGTGGCCGGCTGTTCGAAGGGACGGCCGAGCAGATGTTCGGCAATATGCGCAAGCTGGCGGCGTTGCCCGATAATACGTCGGTCTATTGCGCGCACGAATATACGCTGTCGAACGCCCGCTATGCCCGCGCGGCGGAGCCGGACAATCGCGACATCGCCGCGCGCCTCGATCTGGTGACGACGCTGCGCGAGCGGGGCGAGGCGACGGTGCCGACCACGATCGGCCTCGAACGTGCGACCAACCCGTTCATGCGCGCCGACAGCGTCGAGGAACTCGCGGCGCGGCGCACCGCGAAGGATAATTTCTAA
- a CDS encoding putative HNHc nuclease — protein sequence MFPARIDRKSHREDVGKRSPAHRAFVRTHACCVCSSQVAIECAHVRTGTDGGMSMKPSDRWCISLCRDHHAEQHQIGEPAFEKKHGIDMKALAREFVNRSPKRSMLEQMGATADVAATDVPY from the coding sequence ATGTTCCCCGCACGTATCGATCGCAAGAGCCACCGCGAGGATGTCGGCAAGCGTTCGCCTGCCCACCGTGCTTTCGTCCGGACCCACGCTTGTTGCGTCTGCAGCAGCCAGGTCGCGATCGAGTGCGCCCATGTCCGCACCGGAACCGATGGCGGCATGTCGATGAAGCCGTCAGATCGTTGGTGCATCTCGCTCTGTCGCGATCATCATGCGGAGCAGCACCAGATCGGCGAACCGGCCTTCGAGAAGAAGCACGGCATCGACATGAAGGCGCTCGCTCGCGAGTTCGTAAATCGTTCGCCCAAGCGTTCGATGCTTGAGCAGATGGGCGCGACTGCGGACGTCGCCGCAACGGACGTTCCCTACTGA
- a CDS encoding LexA family transcriptional regulator produces MATNDGLRPEAREIFAAMEQQGRSQRDLAAALGIDADMVSKVKKGIRQFKGPELLAARRFLSLGEAGAEVRTLGMHEAPDRPLIVTTSTADGAVEIRQLDLSYSMGPGATPEDFPEETPVLFDPNFLRTITRAPTHRLYVARGDGDSMFPTLINDDQVLVDTTQNTIGQQDRIWALSYDGAHMIKRLRRAGKGRIKIISDNTTVPMDEVDEADLRIFGRVIWVGRRV; encoded by the coding sequence ATGGCAACAAACGATGGACTGCGCCCGGAAGCCCGAGAAATCTTTGCCGCTATGGAGCAGCAAGGAAGGTCACAGCGCGACTTGGCTGCAGCACTCGGCATTGACGCCGACATGGTTTCAAAGGTCAAAAAAGGGATCCGGCAATTCAAAGGGCCCGAACTGCTGGCGGCCCGGCGCTTCCTCAGTCTCGGCGAGGCCGGCGCTGAGGTTCGCACGCTCGGCATGCACGAGGCGCCCGACCGCCCCCTGATCGTCACGACGTCGACGGCAGACGGCGCGGTCGAAATCCGCCAGCTCGATCTTTCTTATTCGATGGGGCCGGGGGCAACGCCCGAAGACTTCCCCGAGGAAACGCCGGTCCTGTTCGATCCGAACTTCCTCCGCACGATCACGCGCGCGCCGACGCACCGGCTGTATGTCGCGCGGGGCGATGGCGATTCGATGTTTCCTACACTGATCAATGACGACCAGGTGCTTGTCGACACGACGCAGAACACGATCGGCCAGCAGGATCGGATCTGGGCGTTGAGCTATGACGGCGCCCACATGATCAAGCGGCTGCGCAGGGCAGGGAAGGGGAGGATCAAGATCATCTCCGATAACACCACCGTGCCGATGGATGAGGTAGACGAAGCCGATCTGCGCATCTTCGGGCGCGTGATCTGGGTTGGCCGAAGAGTATAA
- a CDS encoding class I adenylate-forming enzyme family protein, which translates to MTKLADMIRDVAAIDPDAPELEYEKTWYSWRDLTDLSAAIDAKLTEAGLGEGVRVGCLLRNRPEFVSTLIALFTTGRCLATLNASAPADKLANDVEKVAAPVILALDEDWERPGVLDAAKAAGSLGLAFDGKSVRVVCEAKAGATFNHDAPGIAIEMLSSGTTGTPKRIPLAARNFEKALMSAAAYEKGRDQDAPMKLRSGVQVVTAPLAHIAGITGIMNPVLAGRKICLIDKFSVEAFRDAVVRHRPKVAGAPPSALRMILDADIPKEDLSSLVAYRTGTAPLDPDLADAFYKKYGIPVLQNYGATEFAGGAAGWTLQDFKDHWETGKRGSVGRLNPGAEARTVDPENGDVLEYGKEGLLEIRAPNIGNGKDWVRTTDIAVVDEDRFLWIKGRYDNAIIRGGFKILPDDVIRAMEQHPSVREATVAGMPDRRLGEVPVAAFIRRADTQAPTQEEFVAFLRERLMPYQVPVKIVEMADFPRTPSLKVSLPALKALFEAEMATN; encoded by the coding sequence ATGACCAAACTCGCCGACATGATCCGCGACGTCGCAGCGATCGATCCGGATGCGCCCGAGCTGGAATATGAAAAGACCTGGTATAGCTGGCGCGACCTGACCGATCTTTCGGCGGCGATCGATGCGAAGCTGACCGAAGCGGGCCTGGGCGAAGGCGTGCGCGTCGGCTGCCTGCTGCGCAACCGCCCCGAATTCGTATCGACCCTGATCGCCCTGTTCACCACCGGCCGCTGCCTCGCGACGCTCAACGCCTCGGCCCCCGCCGACAAGCTTGCGAACGATGTCGAAAAGGTCGCCGCCCCCGTCATCCTGGCGCTGGACGAGGATTGGGAGCGCCCCGGCGTGCTCGACGCGGCCAAGGCGGCCGGCTCGCTCGGCCTCGCCTTCGACGGCAAGAGCGTGCGCGTCGTCTGCGAAGCGAAGGCGGGCGCGACGTTCAACCACGACGCCCCCGGCATCGCGATCGAAATGCTGTCGAGCGGCACGACCGGCACGCCGAAGCGCATTCCGCTTGCCGCGCGCAATTTCGAAAAGGCGCTGATGAGCGCGGCGGCTTACGAAAAGGGCCGCGATCAGGATGCGCCGATGAAGCTGCGCTCGGGCGTGCAGGTCGTCACCGCGCCGCTCGCGCATATTGCGGGCATCACCGGGATCATGAACCCGGTCCTCGCGGGCCGCAAAATCTGTCTGATCGACAAGTTTAGTGTCGAGGCGTTCCGCGACGCCGTCGTCCGCCATCGCCCGAAGGTCGCGGGCGCGCCGCCCTCCGCGCTGCGCATGATCCTCGACGCCGATATCCCGAAGGAGGATCTGTCGAGCCTGGTCGCCTATCGCACCGGCACCGCACCGCTCGATCCCGATCTGGCCGACGCTTTCTACAAGAAATACGGCATCCCGGTTCTGCAGAACTATGGCGCGACCGAGTTTGCCGGGGGCGCTGCCGGCTGGACGCTGCAGGATTTCAAGGATCATTGGGAAACCGGCAAGCGCGGGTCGGTCGGCCGGCTCAATCCCGGTGCCGAGGCGCGCACCGTCGATCCCGAAAACGGCGACGTGCTCGAATATGGCAAGGAAGGGCTGCTCGAGATTCGCGCGCCCAATATCGGCAATGGCAAGGACTGGGTCCGCACGACCGATATCGCCGTGGTCGACGAGGATCGCTTCCTGTGGATCAAGGGGCGGTACGACAACGCCATCATCCGCGGCGGCTTCAAGATTTTGCCCGACGACGTGATCCGCGCGATGGAGCAGCATCCTTCGGTACGCGAGGCGACCGTGGCGGGCATGCCCGACCGGCGGCTGGGCGAAGTGCCCGTCGCGGCCTTCATCCGCCGCGCCGATACGCAGGCCCCGACCCAGGAGGAATTCGTCGCTTTCCTGCGCGAGCGACTGATGCCCTATCAGGTGCCGGTGAAGATCGTCGAGATGGCCGATTTCCCGCGCACGCCCTCGCTCAAGGTCAGCCTGCCCGCGCTGAAAGCGCTGTTCGAGGCGGAGATGGCGACGAACTGA